One genomic segment of Occultella kanbiaonis includes these proteins:
- a CDS encoding amino acid ABC transporter ATP-binding protein, whose protein sequence is MPAHSGEPLVVLDSVNKHFGELHVLQDINLTVHRGEVVVVIGPSGSGKSTLCRAINRLESIDDGSITLDGQALPEEGKALARLRADVGMVFQSFNLFAHKTILENVTLGPIKVKKMKTAKAKELAMSLLERVGVANQADKLPAQLSGGQQQRVAIARALAMQPKVILFDEPTSALDPEMVNEVLDVMVALAKDGMTMVVVTHEMGFARKAADRVVFMSDGQIVESADPDTFFDHPTSNRAKDFLGKILTH, encoded by the coding sequence ATGCCCGCCCATTCGGGCGAACCGCTGGTGGTTCTGGACAGTGTCAACAAGCACTTCGGAGAGCTCCACGTGCTCCAGGACATCAACCTCACCGTGCACCGTGGCGAGGTGGTGGTGGTGATCGGGCCGTCCGGCTCGGGCAAGTCCACCCTGTGTCGCGCCATCAACCGCCTCGAGTCGATCGACGACGGCTCCATCACCCTCGACGGTCAGGCGTTGCCCGAGGAGGGCAAGGCGCTCGCCCGGCTGCGTGCCGACGTCGGCATGGTGTTCCAGTCCTTCAACCTGTTCGCCCACAAGACGATCCTCGAGAACGTCACCCTCGGACCGATCAAGGTCAAGAAGATGAAGACCGCCAAGGCCAAGGAACTGGCCATGAGCCTGCTCGAACGGGTGGGGGTGGCGAACCAGGCGGACAAGCTCCCCGCACAGCTCTCCGGTGGGCAGCAGCAGCGCGTCGCGATCGCCCGGGCCCTGGCCATGCAGCCGAAGGTGATCCTGTTCGACGAGCCGACGTCCGCCCTCGACCCGGAGATGGTCAACGAGGTGCTGGACGTGATGGTGGCCCTCGCGAAGGACGGCATGACCATGGTGGTCGTGACCCACGAGATGGGCTTCGCCCGCAAGGCCGCCGACCGCGTGGTGTTCATGTCCGACGGGCAGATCGTGGAATCGGCGGACCCGGACACGTTCTTCGACCACCCGACCA
- the miaB gene encoding tRNA (N6-isopentenyl adenosine(37)-C2)-methylthiotransferase MiaB encodes MNVHDSERMSGLLEDAGYVSAETAGTGSLMTQADGADVVVINTCAVRENASDRLYGNLGQLASLKRERPGLQIAVGGCLAQQDRAGIVARAPWVDVVFGTHNIDVLPALLERARHNGEAQVEIEEALKVFPSTLPTRRESAYAAWVSISVGCNNTCTFCIVPHLRGKERDRRPGDVLAEVGAVVAEGALEVTLLGQNVNSYGVGFGDRGAFAKLLRACGRIEGLERVRFTSPHPAAFTDDVIDAMAQTPNVMPSLHMPLQSGSDTILRAMRRSYRSEKFLGILDRVRERMPEAAITTDIIVGFPGETEEDFQSTLDVVEASRFASAFTFQYSQRPGTPAADLPDQVPADVVTERYGRLQALQERISTEENATQVGRTVQVLLAESEGRKDTATRRLSGRAEDNRLVHVGVPDGVASLPETERPRPGDLITATVTGSAPHHLIADSGLTGGTFELRRTRSGDAWAARERAAAAAASAAEGGPSAPAGRAVGLGMPTVRRG; translated from the coding sequence ATGAATGTGCACGATTCGGAGCGCATGTCCGGCCTGCTCGAGGACGCCGGGTACGTCAGCGCCGAGACCGCGGGCACCGGATCGCTCATGACGCAGGCCGACGGCGCCGACGTCGTGGTCATCAACACGTGCGCCGTGCGGGAGAACGCCTCCGATCGTTTGTACGGCAACCTCGGCCAGCTCGCCTCGCTCAAGCGGGAGCGCCCGGGCCTTCAGATCGCCGTAGGCGGGTGTCTGGCCCAGCAGGACCGGGCCGGCATCGTGGCCCGCGCGCCCTGGGTGGACGTCGTCTTCGGGACCCACAACATCGACGTGCTGCCGGCGCTGCTGGAGCGCGCCCGGCACAACGGCGAGGCACAGGTCGAGATCGAGGAGGCCCTCAAGGTCTTCCCGTCGACGTTGCCGACCCGCCGGGAGAGCGCCTACGCGGCGTGGGTCTCGATCTCGGTCGGCTGCAACAACACCTGCACGTTCTGCATCGTGCCGCACCTGCGCGGCAAGGAGCGCGACCGGCGGCCCGGTGACGTGCTCGCCGAGGTCGGGGCCGTCGTCGCCGAGGGCGCCCTCGAGGTCACCCTGCTCGGCCAGAACGTCAACTCCTACGGCGTCGGTTTCGGTGACCGTGGCGCCTTCGCGAAGTTGCTGCGCGCCTGCGGCCGGATCGAGGGACTGGAGCGGGTCCGGTTCACCTCACCGCACCCGGCTGCGTTCACCGACGACGTCATCGACGCCATGGCGCAGACCCCGAACGTGATGCCGTCGCTGCACATGCCGCTGCAGTCCGGCTCGGACACGATCCTGCGCGCCATGCGTCGTTCGTACCGCAGCGAGAAGTTCCTCGGGATCCTCGACCGCGTCCGGGAGCGGATGCCCGAGGCGGCCATCACCACGGACATCATCGTCGGGTTCCCTGGTGAGACCGAGGAGGACTTCCAGTCGACCCTGGACGTGGTCGAGGCCTCCCGGTTCGCCAGCGCGTTCACGTTCCAGTACTCCCAACGGCCCGGTACTCCCGCCGCGGACCTGCCCGACCAGGTGCCCGCCGACGTGGTCACCGAGCGGTACGGCCGGCTCCAGGCACTCCAGGAGCGGATCTCCACCGAGGAGAACGCCACCCAGGTCGGGCGTACCGTCCAGGTGCTGCTCGCCGAGTCCGAGGGACGCAAGGACACCGCGACCCGCCGCCTGAGCGGCCGTGCGGAGGACAACCGGCTCGTCCACGTCGGCGTGCCCGACGGCGTCGCGAGCCTTCCCGAGACCGAGCGCCCTCGTCCCGGGGACCTGATCACGGCCACGGTCACCGGGTCCGCGCCGCACCACCTGATCGCGGACTCCGGCCTCACCGGTGGCACGTTCGAGCTCCGGCGGACCCGCTCCGGGGACGCCTGGGCGGCGCGCGAGCGCGCCGCGGCTGCCGCGGCGAGTGCAGCGGAAGGTGGGCCATCCGCTCCGGCAGGCCGCGCCGTCGGGCTCGGCATGCCCACGGTGCGGCGCGGCTGA
- a CDS encoding YbjN domain-containing protein, translating to MSSPADLPASDWPYPISIERLRAHARAQGFAVTPAGTNGLRGVWGAYPFDIAIRVGDVSVLQVRGSYADPIPATREADLVGFANDWHREHIWPTVFWSSDAQDRLAVRTLFVADFSGGATDDQFAEAVTLGLATSGQCLRALTSAFGS from the coding sequence ATGAGCTCCCCGGCGGATCTGCCCGCCTCCGACTGGCCGTACCCGATCAGCATCGAGCGACTGCGTGCCCACGCCCGGGCTCAAGGGTTCGCCGTCACCCCCGCCGGCACCAACGGCCTGCGCGGCGTCTGGGGCGCCTACCCGTTCGACATCGCGATCCGGGTCGGCGACGTGAGCGTGCTCCAGGTGCGCGGCTCCTACGCGGACCCGATCCCCGCCACGCGGGAGGCGGACCTGGTCGGCTTCGCCAACGACTGGCACCGGGAGCACATCTGGCCGACGGTGTTCTGGTCCTCGGACGCGCAGGACCGGCTCGCGGTCCGAACCCTGTTCGTCGCGGACTTCAGCGGCGGCGCCACCGACGACCAGTTCGCCGAAGCAGTCACGCTGGGCCTGGCCACCTCGGGACAGTGCCTGCGAGCACTGACCTCCGCGTTCGGCTCCTGA
- a CDS encoding YbjN domain-containing protein → MAASDHAPPDPADDAAGSEPALADEVVAVDRDRLKAWLREHDQKFFVSDDSHLGGLWNGHVFTVALAGANEVLQIRAQWNRRITIERRPELMDFINARHARTLWPKCFLLVHDDGTMRFCAESATPLREGLSEHQLGRAIRAAITTALAVFAELDDRYPDPALQAPGGLA, encoded by the coding sequence ATGGCAGCCTCCGACCACGCACCACCGGATCCCGCCGATGACGCCGCGGGCTCCGAACCCGCGCTCGCCGATGAGGTCGTGGCCGTCGACCGCGACCGGCTGAAGGCGTGGCTGCGCGAGCACGACCAGAAGTTCTTCGTCTCCGACGACTCACATCTCGGCGGCCTCTGGAACGGGCACGTGTTCACGGTCGCGCTGGCGGGCGCGAACGAGGTGCTGCAGATCCGGGCCCAGTGGAACCGGCGGATCACGATCGAGCGCCGACCGGAGCTGATGGACTTCATCAACGCCCGCCACGCGCGCACGCTGTGGCCGAAGTGCTTCCTGCTCGTCCACGACGACGGCACGATGCGGTTCTGCGCGGAGTCCGCCACGCCGCTGCGCGAGGGCCTGTCCGAGCACCAACTCGGCCGGGCGATCCGGGCCGCCATCACCACCGCGCTCGCCGTCTTCGCGGAGCTGGACGACCGCTACCCGGACCCGGCCCTGCAGGCACCCGGCGGGCTGGCATGA
- the miaA gene encoding tRNA (adenosine(37)-N6)-dimethylallyltransferase MiaA, translating into MLNRGVPVVAVVGPTASGKSDLALDLAEGLGAEIINADAMQLYRGMDIGTAKLRPEERRGIAHHQLDVLDVDTDATVAAYQRHARADLAGIAARGHAVVVVGGSGLYVRALLDDLSFPGTDEAVRAALEARAEAEGPGLLHAELEAADPVAAARIDRRNARRIIRALEVIAITGEPYSANLPSHSSHIPAVHVAVDLPRPVLHERIDARARSMFDGGLLAETGALLDRGLERGRTARRAVGYAQALAVLRGETDVATAVADTAQATRQLARRQMTWFRRDPRIAWLAPGPDLAERARRLLP; encoded by the coding sequence GTGCTGAACCGAGGTGTGCCCGTGGTGGCCGTGGTGGGTCCGACCGCCAGCGGCAAGTCCGACCTCGCCCTGGATCTGGCCGAAGGGCTCGGCGCCGAGATCATCAACGCGGACGCCATGCAGCTCTACCGCGGCATGGACATCGGCACCGCGAAACTGCGCCCCGAGGAGCGCCGCGGCATCGCCCACCACCAGCTCGACGTGCTGGACGTGGACACCGACGCCACCGTCGCCGCCTACCAGAGGCATGCCCGCGCCGACCTGGCCGGCATCGCCGCCCGGGGACACGCCGTCGTCGTGGTCGGTGGTTCGGGCCTGTACGTGCGTGCCCTGCTGGACGACCTGTCCTTCCCCGGCACCGACGAGGCGGTCCGCGCCGCGCTCGAGGCGCGCGCCGAGGCCGAGGGGCCCGGGCTCCTGCACGCCGAGCTCGAGGCGGCGGACCCGGTCGCGGCCGCCCGGATCGATCGGCGCAACGCCCGCCGGATCATCCGGGCGCTCGAGGTCATCGCGATCACGGGTGAGCCGTACTCGGCGAACCTGCCGAGCCACTCCTCACACATCCCGGCGGTGCACGTGGCGGTGGATCTGCCGCGGCCGGTCCTGCACGAACGCATCGACGCGAGGGCGCGGTCGATGTTCGACGGCGGACTGCTCGCCGAGACCGGCGCGCTCCTCGATCGTGGGCTGGAGCGAGGCCGAACCGCCCGCCGGGCGGTCGGCTACGCGCAGGCGCTCGCGGTGCTGCGCGGTGAGACGGACGTGGCGACGGCCGTCGCCGACACCGCCCAGGCCACCCGCCAGCTGGCCCGCCGGCAGATGACCTGGTTCCGGCGCGATCCCCGGATCGCCTGGCTGGCGCCGGGCCCCGATCTGGCCGAGCGGGCCCGTAGGCTGCTGCCATGA